From Bacteroidota bacterium, a single genomic window includes:
- a CDS encoding calcium/sodium antiporter translates to MHELESYQLVVIALGAIAFGVYLLVKGGDWTIDNAVIIAEKSGLSKLFIAATIVAFGTSAPELFTSINANLSGFPGISVGNVIGSNIANVLMVVGVSAIIAPIVFSRTEVRVDTIVMLIATAAMTAAVLNGLLPRWGGFAMLAAIVIYVIYQFRASKLDLGDDDDEEVGTSRSGLMLAIGILTLLIGSEILVQGAVAGGLALGVPEAVIGMTMIAFGTSLPELTACVSAARKNQSDMIVGGIIGSNIFNIFSVMAFSAIAKPLIIDERFAQFDLAAVIAVTLLFALFLLFTGRIGRLVGALMAFSYLAFTAAQYLIF, encoded by the coding sequence ATGCACGAACTCGAATCCTACCAACTGGTAGTAATTGCACTTGGTGCGATTGCCTTTGGTGTATATCTTTTGGTCAAAGGTGGTGATTGGACCATCGATAATGCAGTGATTATCGCTGAGAAATCTGGCCTCTCCAAGCTATTCATCGCAGCCACTATCGTTGCTTTCGGCACATCGGCACCGGAGCTCTTTACGTCTATCAACGCCAACCTCTCCGGATTTCCCGGTATTTCGGTTGGAAATGTGATTGGTTCGAACATTGCCAACGTCCTGATGGTTGTTGGTGTATCTGCGATCATCGCGCCGATAGTGTTTTCACGGACAGAGGTGCGCGTTGACACAATCGTCATGCTTATAGCGACAGCCGCAATGACAGCTGCTGTGCTGAATGGGCTCTTGCCGCGTTGGGGCGGCTTCGCAATGCTCGCTGCAATCGTAATTTACGTCATCTATCAGTTTAGAGCCTCAAAACTGGATTTAGGTGATGACGATGATGAAGAAGTGGGGACGTCGCGGTCAGGTCTGATGCTTGCCATTGGCATTCTGACGCTGCTGATCGGCTCTGAAATACTTGTTCAGGGCGCTGTAGCAGGTGGTCTTGCGCTGGGTGTTCCGGAGGCAGTAATTGGCATGACTATGATAGCATTTGGGACGTCTTTGCCGGAACTAACAGCCTGTGTGTCTGCAGCGAGGAAGAACCAATCCGACATGATCGTCGGCGGTATCATAGGGTCGAACATCTTCAACATTTTCTCAGTGATGGCATTTTCGGCGATTGCAAAGCCGCTTATCATTGACGAGCGTTTTGCACAGTTTGATCTGGCTGCCGTCATTGCCGTGACACTCTTGTTTGCCCTGTTCTTATTGTTCACTGGGCGGATCGGAAGACTTGTTGGCGCTTTGATGGCCTTTAGCTATCTGGCATTTACTGCGGCGCAATATCTTATATTCTGA